From the genome of Ziziphus jujuba cultivar Dongzao chromosome 6, ASM3175591v1, one region includes:
- the LOC107405425 gene encoding uncharacterized protein LOC107405425 isoform X2, with product MVGVVMASNRTTRHANLLDSAKLATDIPSKLDYLRQLKQDLVHEDPALLSEFLPRLFELQSDSFSPVRKFAADTPAVARQAITCAIDLFRCTLEKIAVQGLYSSELDGSLQSSWAWMIKLKEKIYSIAFQLGSGGTRLLALKFVEAIILLYTPDPNGSSEPPSVEGSQVEFNISWLRGGHPALNVGDLSIEASQSLGLLLDQLRFPTVNSLNNSMLAVLINSLSAIAKKRPAFYGRILPVLLGLNPSSSANNGVNVPGAHHALRNAFLICLKCTHPGAAPWRDRLVGALREMKAGSLAEQALHQVCNINGGPEDGQDDASVVKEKKPTVEAYDSAHSSFVRKRSGAQDSSDLAKDEDASGKRVRSMSSVSEESAKESDWNITGTQDDVSSTGATTSKVEGDTGPVQQLVAMFGALVAQGEKAVGSLEILISSISADLLAEVVMANMRNLPPNHTKAEGDDEPLVNMSIIGGDSRVKYPPSFIANVLSLSSTFPPIASLLNAYPSLSNDIVTPEVEEEHAVAVDDSVLVSAGMKDGVETVVLSTGLSASSEMEKGFPAVPSEIHDMENLESGIPGLDSSVRNDGLSEHPAASSMASTDLEDASQEQATSVSQRSPLNLLQSMSTDRSEELSPKATVADVNSLVSSTATSVGVSSHIILPKMSAPVVNLADEEKDKLQKLAFIRILEAYKQIAVAGGSQVEFSLLAFLGVQFPLELDPWKAIQKHILADYMNHEGHELTLRVLYRLFGEAEERDFFSSTTATSEYEMFLLAVVETLRDSFPPSDKSLSRLLGDVPYLPNSVLKLLESMCSPGNGDKVEKEMQSGDRVTQGLSTVWSLILLRPPFRDACLKIALQSAVHPVEEVRMKAIRLVANKLYPMSSIAQRIEDFSKETLLSVITADATEATDAEGPITELQKDSDSEKHLNEPRSTSANSKDVSSDTHQSCTSQSVSSFSMAEAQRCMSLYFALCTKKHLLFREIFVIYRRASKAVKQAVHRHIPILVRTMGSSSYLLEIISDPPVGSENLLMQVLHTLTDGTIPSPELIFTLRKLHDSKVKDVEILIPILPFLPKDEVLLVFPQLLNLPPDKFQAAITRTLQGSPHSGPVLAPAEVLIAIHGIDPDRDGIPLKKVTDACNFCFDQRQIFTQQVLAKVLNQLVEQIPLPILFMRTVLQAIGAFPALVDFIMEILSRLVGKQIWKYPKLWVGFLKCAFLTKPQSFSILLQLPPAQLQNALNRTAALRAPLVAHVSQPEIRSSLPRSILAVLGIASDSQTSSQAQTSQARAGDASNSDKEAVIEKSKESSTS from the exons ATGGTGGGTGTGGTAATGGCCTCGAACCGGACAACAAGGCACGCCAATCTTCTCGACTCGGCCAAATTGGCCACCGACATACCGTCGAAGCTCGATTACTTGCGCCAATTGAAGCAGGATTTGGTCCATGAAGACCCTGCTTTGCTCTCCGAGTTCCTCCCTCGTCTATTCGAGCTTCAGTCTGATAGTTTCAGTCCAGTTCGCAAGTTTGCCGCCGA TACACCAGCCGTTGCTCGACAAGCCATCACTTGTGCTATTGATTTATTTCGCTGCACCCTTGAAAAGATTGCTGTTCAG GGTCTATATTCTAGTGAACTGGATGGTTCGCTTCAGTCATCATGGGCATGGATGATAAAGCTCAAGGAGAAAATATACTCAATAGCTTTTCAG TTGGGAAGTGGCGGGACAAGGTTGTTGGCACTGAAGTTTGTAGAAGCAATTATTCTTCTTTACACTCCTGATCCTAATGGTTCTTCAGAGCCCCCATCCGTTGAAG GGAGCCAGGTTGAATTCAATATATCTTGGCTTCGTGGCGGTCATCCTGCACTAAATGTTGGAGATTTGTCAATAGAGGCCAGTCAAAGTTTGGGTTTATTGCTTGATCAGCTTAGGTTCCCGACTGTGAACTCTCTCAATAACTCAATGCTTGCTGTGCTTATTAACAG TCTTTCAGCAATTGCAAAGAAAAGGCCTGCATTCTATGGACGCATTCTGCCAGTTTTACTTGGTCTGAACCCCTCGAGCTCGGCCAATAATGGGGTGAATGTTCCTGGGGCACATCATGCTCTAAGAAATGCCTTCCTCATCTGTTTAAAATGCACACACCCTGGTGCTGCACCG TGGCGGGATCGATTAGTTGGGGCCCTGAGAGAGATGAAAGCTGGAAGCTTGGCAGAACAAGCCCTTCATCAGGTTTGCAATATTAATGGAGGTCCAGAGGATGGGCAAGATGATGCTTCAGTTGTTAAG gAAAAAAAACCCACTGTTGAAGCATATGATTCTGCCCATAGTAGCTTTGTTAGGAAAAGATCTGGAGCACAAGACAGTAGTGATTTAGCCAAGGATGAAGATGCATCTGGAAAACGTGTCAGATCAATGTCTAGTGTCTCGGAGGAATCAGCTAAAGAGTCTGATTGGAATATCACTGGGACTCAGGATGATGTTTCTTCAACTGGAGCAACCACTTCTAAAGTAGAGGGTGATACTGGTCCTGTGCAGCAACTTGTTGCTATGTTTGGTGCATTGGTTGCTCAAGGTGAAAAGGCTGTTGGTTCTTTAGAAATTCTCATTTCAAGCATCTCTGCTGACTTACTAGCTGAGGTAGTGATGGCAAATATGCGTAATCTTCCTCCCAATCACACTAAAGCTGAAGGAGATGATGAACCACTGGTGAATATGAGTATAATTGGTGGTGATTCTCGAGTTAAATATCCACCATCATTTATTGCTAATGTTCTCTCACTTTCTAGTACTTTCCCTCCTATAGCTTCGCTGCTAAATGCTTATCCATCACTCTCAAATGATATAGTG ACACCTGAAGTGGAGGAAGAACATGCAGTAGCTGTAGATGATAGTGTGCTTGTAAGTGCTGGCATGAAGGATGGAGTAGAAACTGTAGTGTTGTCGACTGGTCTATCAGCTTCTTCTGAAATGGAGAAAGGCTTCCCAGCTGTTCCATCTGAAATCCATGATATGGAGAACCTAGAGAGTGGAATACCTGGATTAGATTCTTCTGTTCGTAATGATGGATTGTCTGAACACCCAGCTGCTTCTTCAATGGCCTCCACAGATTTAGAAGATGCCAGTCAAGAGCAAGCTACGAGTGTCAGTCAAAGATCACCATTAAATTTACTTCAATCAATGTCAACAGATCGGTCTGAGGAGCTAAGTCCAAAAGCAACTGTTGCAGATGTCAACAGCCTGGTCTCCTCAACAGCAACTTCGGTTGGGGTATCCAGTCATATTATCTTACCAAAGATGTCTGCACCTGTTGTCAACCTTGCTGATGAAGAGAAGGATAAGTTGCAAAAATTGGCTTTTATCCGGATACTTGAGGCATATAAGCAAATAGCAGTAGCTGGAGGTTCACAAGTCGAGTTTTCTCTGCTTGCCTTCTTAGGAGTTCAG TTTCCGTTGGAGTTAGATCCATGGAAAGCAATACAGAAGCATATCTTGGCAGATTATATGAATCATGAG GGACACGAGTTGACATTGCGTGTCCTGTACAGGTTATTTGGTGAGGCAGAAGAGCGTGACTTCTTTTCTTCAACAACTGCTACTTCTGAATATGAGATGTTTCTCCTTGCTGTG GTAGAAACACTTAGAGATTCATTCCCACCCTCAGACAAATCATTAAGTAGATTACTTGGTGATGTTCCATATTTGCCGAACTCAGTTTTGAAATTATTGGAAAGCATGTGTTCACCTGGAAATGGTGACAAAGTGGAAAAAGAGATGCAAAGTGGGGACCGAGTGACACAAGGTCTCAGCACTGTATGGAGTCTGATATTGCTGAGGCCTCCTTTTCGAGATGCGTGCTTGAAAATTGCTTTACAG AGTGCAGTTCACCCTGTGGAGGAAGTGCGAATGAAGGCTATACGACTG GTTGCAAACAAGCTTTATCCTATGTCATCCATTGCCCAAAGAATAGAAGATTTTTCAAAGGAAACGTTACTTTCTGTAATAACTGCTGATGCAACCGAAGCAACAGATGCTGAAGGACCAATTACTGAATTGCAGAAG GATTCTGATTCAGAAAAGCATTTAAATGAACCTCGATCAACAAGTGCCAACAGTAAAGATGTCTCTTCTGATACTCATCAATCATGCACTTCTCAAAGTGTGTCATCCTTTTCGATGGCTGAGGCCCAACGTTGCATGTCACTATATTTTGCTCTGTGTACAAAG AAGCATCTCCTTTTCCGtgaaatatttgttatttatagaCGCGCTTCAAAGGCTGTTAAGCAG GCAGTTCATCGCCATATTCCAATACTAGTTCGTACTATGGGTTCATCATCATACCTTCTTGAAATTATTTCAGATCCTCCAGTAGGAAGCGAGAACCTCCTAATGCAG GTTTTGCATACACTGACAGATGGGACAATCCCCTCTCCAGAACTAATTTTTACCCTTAGGAAGTTGCATGATTCAAAAGTCAAG GATGTAGAGATACTTATTCCAATTTTACCATTTCTACCAAAAGATGAG gttttgcTGGTTTTCCCCCAACTTTTGAACCTTCCACCAGATAAATTCCAAGCAGCTATTACTCGGACACTGCAG GGATCACCCCATTCTGGTCCTGTGCTAGCTCCGGCCGAAGTCTTAATAGCTATCCATGGGATTGATCCTGACAGAGATGGAATTCCATTGAAGAAG GTAACAGACGCTTGCAATTTTTGCTTTGATCAGCGGCAGATATTCACCCAACAAGTTCTTGCTAAAGTTTTGAATCAGTTG GTTGAGCAGATTCCTCTTCCTATACTGTTTATGCGTACGGTGTTACAAGCAATAGGTGCTTTTCCAGCACTG GTGGATTTCATAATGGAGATTCTCTCTCGACTTGTAGGCAAACAG ATATGGAAATACCCGAAACTCTGGGTGGGATTCTTGAAGTGTGCATTCTTGACAAAGCCTCAGTCATTCAGCATATTGCTTCAG TTACCTCCAGCACAGCTACAAAATGCATTAAATAGAACTGCAGCTCTGAGAGCACCCCTGGTTGCACATGTCAGTCAACCGGAAATCCGATCTTCACTTCCAAG GTCTATTCTGGCAGTCTTGGGCATTGCTTCTGATTCCCAGACGTCAAGTCAGGCACAGACCAGTCAGGCTCGGGCAGGAGATGCAAGCAACTCAGATAAGGAGGCGGTCATAGAGAAATCAAAAGAATCTAGCACTTCCTGA
- the LOC107405425 gene encoding uncharacterized protein LOC107405425 isoform X1: MVGVVMASNRTTRHANLLDSAKLATDIPSKLDYLRQLKQDLVHEDPALLSEFLPRLFELQSDSFSPVRKFAAEMIGEIGLKHTELLPEIVPVCINFLNDSTPAVARQAITCAIDLFRCTLEKIAVQGLYSSELDGSLQSSWAWMIKLKEKIYSIAFQLGSGGTRLLALKFVEAIILLYTPDPNGSSEPPSVEGSQVEFNISWLRGGHPALNVGDLSIEASQSLGLLLDQLRFPTVNSLNNSMLAVLINSLSAIAKKRPAFYGRILPVLLGLNPSSSANNGVNVPGAHHALRNAFLICLKCTHPGAAPWRDRLVGALREMKAGSLAEQALHQVCNINGGPEDGQDDASVVKEKKPTVEAYDSAHSSFVRKRSGAQDSSDLAKDEDASGKRVRSMSSVSEESAKESDWNITGTQDDVSSTGATTSKVEGDTGPVQQLVAMFGALVAQGEKAVGSLEILISSISADLLAEVVMANMRNLPPNHTKAEGDDEPLVNMSIIGGDSRVKYPPSFIANVLSLSSTFPPIASLLNAYPSLSNDIVTPEVEEEHAVAVDDSVLVSAGMKDGVETVVLSTGLSASSEMEKGFPAVPSEIHDMENLESGIPGLDSSVRNDGLSEHPAASSMASTDLEDASQEQATSVSQRSPLNLLQSMSTDRSEELSPKATVADVNSLVSSTATSVGVSSHIILPKMSAPVVNLADEEKDKLQKLAFIRILEAYKQIAVAGGSQVEFSLLAFLGVQFPLELDPWKAIQKHILADYMNHEGHELTLRVLYRLFGEAEERDFFSSTTATSEYEMFLLAVVETLRDSFPPSDKSLSRLLGDVPYLPNSVLKLLESMCSPGNGDKVEKEMQSGDRVTQGLSTVWSLILLRPPFRDACLKIALQSAVHPVEEVRMKAIRLVANKLYPMSSIAQRIEDFSKETLLSVITADATEATDAEGPITELQKDSDSEKHLNEPRSTSANSKDVSSDTHQSCTSQSVSSFSMAEAQRCMSLYFALCTKKHLLFREIFVIYRRASKAVKQAVHRHIPILVRTMGSSSYLLEIISDPPVGSENLLMQVLHTLTDGTIPSPELIFTLRKLHDSKVKDVEILIPILPFLPKDEVLLVFPQLLNLPPDKFQAAITRTLQGSPHSGPVLAPAEVLIAIHGIDPDRDGIPLKKVTDACNFCFDQRQIFTQQVLAKVLNQLVEQIPLPILFMRTVLQAIGAFPALVDFIMEILSRLVGKQIWKYPKLWVGFLKCAFLTKPQSFSILLQLPPAQLQNALNRTAALRAPLVAHVSQPEIRSSLPRSILAVLGIASDSQTSSQAQTSQARAGDASNSDKEAVIEKSKESSTS, encoded by the exons ATGGTGGGTGTGGTAATGGCCTCGAACCGGACAACAAGGCACGCCAATCTTCTCGACTCGGCCAAATTGGCCACCGACATACCGTCGAAGCTCGATTACTTGCGCCAATTGAAGCAGGATTTGGTCCATGAAGACCCTGCTTTGCTCTCCGAGTTCCTCCCTCGTCTATTCGAGCTTCAGTCTGATAGTTTCAGTCCAGTTCGCAAGTTTGCCGCCGA AATGATTGGCGAAATTGGATTAAAGCACACGGAATTGTTACCTGAAATCGTACCtgtatgtataaattttttgaatgataGTACACCAGCCGTTGCTCGACAAGCCATCACTTGTGCTATTGATTTATTTCGCTGCACCCTTGAAAAGATTGCTGTTCAG GGTCTATATTCTAGTGAACTGGATGGTTCGCTTCAGTCATCATGGGCATGGATGATAAAGCTCAAGGAGAAAATATACTCAATAGCTTTTCAG TTGGGAAGTGGCGGGACAAGGTTGTTGGCACTGAAGTTTGTAGAAGCAATTATTCTTCTTTACACTCCTGATCCTAATGGTTCTTCAGAGCCCCCATCCGTTGAAG GGAGCCAGGTTGAATTCAATATATCTTGGCTTCGTGGCGGTCATCCTGCACTAAATGTTGGAGATTTGTCAATAGAGGCCAGTCAAAGTTTGGGTTTATTGCTTGATCAGCTTAGGTTCCCGACTGTGAACTCTCTCAATAACTCAATGCTTGCTGTGCTTATTAACAG TCTTTCAGCAATTGCAAAGAAAAGGCCTGCATTCTATGGACGCATTCTGCCAGTTTTACTTGGTCTGAACCCCTCGAGCTCGGCCAATAATGGGGTGAATGTTCCTGGGGCACATCATGCTCTAAGAAATGCCTTCCTCATCTGTTTAAAATGCACACACCCTGGTGCTGCACCG TGGCGGGATCGATTAGTTGGGGCCCTGAGAGAGATGAAAGCTGGAAGCTTGGCAGAACAAGCCCTTCATCAGGTTTGCAATATTAATGGAGGTCCAGAGGATGGGCAAGATGATGCTTCAGTTGTTAAG gAAAAAAAACCCACTGTTGAAGCATATGATTCTGCCCATAGTAGCTTTGTTAGGAAAAGATCTGGAGCACAAGACAGTAGTGATTTAGCCAAGGATGAAGATGCATCTGGAAAACGTGTCAGATCAATGTCTAGTGTCTCGGAGGAATCAGCTAAAGAGTCTGATTGGAATATCACTGGGACTCAGGATGATGTTTCTTCAACTGGAGCAACCACTTCTAAAGTAGAGGGTGATACTGGTCCTGTGCAGCAACTTGTTGCTATGTTTGGTGCATTGGTTGCTCAAGGTGAAAAGGCTGTTGGTTCTTTAGAAATTCTCATTTCAAGCATCTCTGCTGACTTACTAGCTGAGGTAGTGATGGCAAATATGCGTAATCTTCCTCCCAATCACACTAAAGCTGAAGGAGATGATGAACCACTGGTGAATATGAGTATAATTGGTGGTGATTCTCGAGTTAAATATCCACCATCATTTATTGCTAATGTTCTCTCACTTTCTAGTACTTTCCCTCCTATAGCTTCGCTGCTAAATGCTTATCCATCACTCTCAAATGATATAGTG ACACCTGAAGTGGAGGAAGAACATGCAGTAGCTGTAGATGATAGTGTGCTTGTAAGTGCTGGCATGAAGGATGGAGTAGAAACTGTAGTGTTGTCGACTGGTCTATCAGCTTCTTCTGAAATGGAGAAAGGCTTCCCAGCTGTTCCATCTGAAATCCATGATATGGAGAACCTAGAGAGTGGAATACCTGGATTAGATTCTTCTGTTCGTAATGATGGATTGTCTGAACACCCAGCTGCTTCTTCAATGGCCTCCACAGATTTAGAAGATGCCAGTCAAGAGCAAGCTACGAGTGTCAGTCAAAGATCACCATTAAATTTACTTCAATCAATGTCAACAGATCGGTCTGAGGAGCTAAGTCCAAAAGCAACTGTTGCAGATGTCAACAGCCTGGTCTCCTCAACAGCAACTTCGGTTGGGGTATCCAGTCATATTATCTTACCAAAGATGTCTGCACCTGTTGTCAACCTTGCTGATGAAGAGAAGGATAAGTTGCAAAAATTGGCTTTTATCCGGATACTTGAGGCATATAAGCAAATAGCAGTAGCTGGAGGTTCACAAGTCGAGTTTTCTCTGCTTGCCTTCTTAGGAGTTCAG TTTCCGTTGGAGTTAGATCCATGGAAAGCAATACAGAAGCATATCTTGGCAGATTATATGAATCATGAG GGACACGAGTTGACATTGCGTGTCCTGTACAGGTTATTTGGTGAGGCAGAAGAGCGTGACTTCTTTTCTTCAACAACTGCTACTTCTGAATATGAGATGTTTCTCCTTGCTGTG GTAGAAACACTTAGAGATTCATTCCCACCCTCAGACAAATCATTAAGTAGATTACTTGGTGATGTTCCATATTTGCCGAACTCAGTTTTGAAATTATTGGAAAGCATGTGTTCACCTGGAAATGGTGACAAAGTGGAAAAAGAGATGCAAAGTGGGGACCGAGTGACACAAGGTCTCAGCACTGTATGGAGTCTGATATTGCTGAGGCCTCCTTTTCGAGATGCGTGCTTGAAAATTGCTTTACAG AGTGCAGTTCACCCTGTGGAGGAAGTGCGAATGAAGGCTATACGACTG GTTGCAAACAAGCTTTATCCTATGTCATCCATTGCCCAAAGAATAGAAGATTTTTCAAAGGAAACGTTACTTTCTGTAATAACTGCTGATGCAACCGAAGCAACAGATGCTGAAGGACCAATTACTGAATTGCAGAAG GATTCTGATTCAGAAAAGCATTTAAATGAACCTCGATCAACAAGTGCCAACAGTAAAGATGTCTCTTCTGATACTCATCAATCATGCACTTCTCAAAGTGTGTCATCCTTTTCGATGGCTGAGGCCCAACGTTGCATGTCACTATATTTTGCTCTGTGTACAAAG AAGCATCTCCTTTTCCGtgaaatatttgttatttatagaCGCGCTTCAAAGGCTGTTAAGCAG GCAGTTCATCGCCATATTCCAATACTAGTTCGTACTATGGGTTCATCATCATACCTTCTTGAAATTATTTCAGATCCTCCAGTAGGAAGCGAGAACCTCCTAATGCAG GTTTTGCATACACTGACAGATGGGACAATCCCCTCTCCAGAACTAATTTTTACCCTTAGGAAGTTGCATGATTCAAAAGTCAAG GATGTAGAGATACTTATTCCAATTTTACCATTTCTACCAAAAGATGAG gttttgcTGGTTTTCCCCCAACTTTTGAACCTTCCACCAGATAAATTCCAAGCAGCTATTACTCGGACACTGCAG GGATCACCCCATTCTGGTCCTGTGCTAGCTCCGGCCGAAGTCTTAATAGCTATCCATGGGATTGATCCTGACAGAGATGGAATTCCATTGAAGAAG GTAACAGACGCTTGCAATTTTTGCTTTGATCAGCGGCAGATATTCACCCAACAAGTTCTTGCTAAAGTTTTGAATCAGTTG GTTGAGCAGATTCCTCTTCCTATACTGTTTATGCGTACGGTGTTACAAGCAATAGGTGCTTTTCCAGCACTG GTGGATTTCATAATGGAGATTCTCTCTCGACTTGTAGGCAAACAG ATATGGAAATACCCGAAACTCTGGGTGGGATTCTTGAAGTGTGCATTCTTGACAAAGCCTCAGTCATTCAGCATATTGCTTCAG TTACCTCCAGCACAGCTACAAAATGCATTAAATAGAACTGCAGCTCTGAGAGCACCCCTGGTTGCACATGTCAGTCAACCGGAAATCCGATCTTCACTTCCAAG GTCTATTCTGGCAGTCTTGGGCATTGCTTCTGATTCCCAGACGTCAAGTCAGGCACAGACCAGTCAGGCTCGGGCAGGAGATGCAAGCAACTCAGATAAGGAGGCGGTCATAGAGAAATCAAAAGAATCTAGCACTTCCTGA